CGCGTACTGGACTGCAGAGTTTAATCGGTGCATCAAATGCTATGGTTGTCGCGACGTTTGCCCTGTATGCTTCTGTAACACGTGTTCACTCGAAGAGGACAAACTGATCAGAACAGGAGATCTGCCTCCGGAAAATCCGATTTTCCACCTGACCCGTGCCGTTCACATGGCCGGACGCTGTATTGACTGCAATCTCTGTACAGAAGCCTGTCCTGCGGATATTCCGCTACGCACGTTGTACAAGAAAGTCGCTCAAATAGTCCTGGACGAATTCGGATATGCTACCGGCGAAACCGGTGAAGGAAAATCTCCTCTCAATATACTTGGACCTGCTCCGGGACATACTTCTGCAAACGATTGATGCCCTGGACCCGAACGATCTAGAATATGGTACTATGCCGATGGATCCGAAAATAAAGGTCGCCACCTTCATTTTTTTCGATGAACAGATCCTTATGGAATGCCCGTTCTGCGGTAGAACACTCATAAAGACCGATTACAGCAAAATAAAAAAATTGCTCAACGAAGAAAGTACTCCCAGAGGCAAGATCTGTGAGAAATGTGGCGGCGTGTCTGTTCTCAGACTGAATGCAGAAGCTAGGAATATTATTATGACAAAGCTCGGCGAAACCCTCGCCTCAATACCCGAGGCAGAAGCTCCAAAAGACCAGGAGCAGGGGTGAAAAAACTTTCAGTGGTTTTGCCAATGTGAAGGCGCAATTATTTGCGTTGACATCTTTCTGAGAGGTCCTAACTTTACACGAATTTCCACCGTAAGATTTGGGAACCTCCTGAGAGATCGCCTTACTACTTAAATATGATAAAGCGCTTTCCCTAAAGGAGATTCAGAAAAGATGCAAGAACCTGAACGTTCAGTCGACGAGCGCTTGGACAAGTTTAGGGAGGCACTTTCCGAGCTATACAATTCTGTTGAGCACTGGGTAGTTGAAAGAGACTTGCTCGCGCGAAGAGAAGAGGTGCAGATTGTCGAGCCAAAACCCGGGAAATATCCAGTTGAAAAGCTCACGATTACAGATACCGATCAAACCGTCATTGCAGAGTTGATTCCCAGTGGGGCATGGATAATTGGGGCAGATGGGCGAGTCGATTTGAATGGTTCGGTAGAAACCGAGATTCTCGTCTATTGGGAAACAGGGGCTCCTGTAATTAATTCCATGGAACAGGGCAAACCCTCAACTAAAGGGAAGAGCTGGCGACTTTTCAAAGGGGCGGATCGCCAGGGCTGGTACTGGATCGAGGACAGAGTTCGGAGTAGGGCTCACATATTAACGAAAGAGCTTTTTTTTGATTTGCTTGACGAGGTCAGTTCGCTGTGAGCAATCGGGTTGACCAATTAAATGTCATTTTGAACACATACTTTACCACCCGCGATTGCATCAGAGTGACCACCCGGGCACACAAGCAACAGGATTTGCGCCTCCTCTCCGATACAGGATTTACCGCTTTGGAAGTACCGGCCGCAGAGGAATTGACAGAAAAATGTCGCAAAGAAGTGGAGGATTATGCGATAGTAGCCCTATGGGCAGTGTTTGAACGATTTCTGATCGAATATCTCCAGACAAAAGGATTGCCGCTGCGAGATGTCCCGCCTACAGCTTTTTCCGAGCCCTTCTTTGAAAAGTTTGAGATTGAAGTTGAACGATGGCGGATTGTCGAAATACTCGATCTATTCAAGCCGATAATAGATCCCGATCTCCTGGGAAAGGCCAAGCAGATAAAGAAATATAGGGATTGGCTTGCTCACAAGAACGACCGAAAAGGCCATGATGGAAAGACCGACCCGAAAGCTGCGTATCAAATACTCTCCAAGATAATTCAGTCGATTGAAGGCGCTCAATAGCAGTTCAAATCGACTGCTCTGCCAAAGGGAGATCCACATGCTCAGATTGGAAGACTCGCTGCTTTTAGTGATTGATGTTCAGGAGAAACTAGCCCGCGCCATGCATCAGAGAGATGCGGTCGTGGAAAATACGGCCAAACTTGTCCAAGGCGCTGTGATTCTGGGAATTCCCATAATCTGGACTGAACAGAATCCCAAGGGACTCGGACGCACTCTGCCTGAAATCGCGGATCGATTATCCGGGTCAGAACCCATTACAAAATTGAGCTTTAGCTGCTGCGGAGAAGCGGCGTTCATGGATCGTTTGGAATCCCTCGGAAAAAAACAAGTTCTCGTCTGCGGATTGGAAGCTCATGTATGCGTGTATCAAACCGCTGCAGAGCTTGCTCATAGAGGCTACGAAGTTCATATTGTTACGGATGCTGTTGACTCTCGGACAGAAACCAACAAAAATATCGGATTAGAGAGATCTAAAGCATGCGGGGCCGCACTTACCAGCACGGAAACCGCTCTCTTTGAGCTCCTGAAAGTCGCAGATGGCGACAAATTTAAACAGATGCTCAAGGTAGTAAAGTAATTGATTCTTGTCCTTAAGAACATTATTAATGAAGCAACTATCGTGAGGGGGATTCTATGGTCGGCAAGAAAGTCTCGATTCGTGGTCTGAAGAAGCTTATAGAAAAATCTCTCATCAACGGTCCCCGATGGTATCGTAACCAGGCAGATCCACTTGATCCGCCCACCTGGAAAGACGTGTACCAACTTACCTTGAATGCTTATGCAATGGCTCTGGAAGACGTGCTTAAGGCGCTGAACGGCAACCCCGAGTTTCTGATCAAGACCTGCCCTGCGGATCGAAACAGGAAGAGCGGTCGGCCGTTGGTCTTGAATCCCGCAACCTTTCCCTGGCGGAAAAAAGAAGAGACCAACGGTGAGCGGACTCCTGAGCCGCGTCTGGAGACTATCGGAGTACAACTCTCCGGAACGGAACTGTTCAACACCTTTCAGGTAATGTCAAAAGACCAGGCAGCGGATTAGGCAGGACAGAAGGCGGAATATTCCGTTTGTGCGGCCCGGATCGTGATATTGCGAGGGGTGTGGTGTCCTGAGCGGAGTGATTAGACGGCTTTGCGTCGTCCGGGGTGAAGGATACCCTCCAGCCTCCCAGATTATGCAAAGAAAAGCTAATCAGTATAAGCCCTCTTGGCCATCTAGCGAAAGAGCTGAAATGCCTGCAAATTCAACCCCAACCTGAAGAAACTTTGTCAAAATTATTTGATTATCTCGCCGGACAGGCTGGTCTTATCGGTGAACCACACGGTAACGAAGAGGTTAGCTTTGGGATCTGACAGCATGCCGTTATCTGCTGCATACAAGTACAAGGTTTTTCTGCCTGCAAGCTCCAGGTTGAGACTCCCCGGTTTCTTATTAATGCACTCACGGAACTTCGGGTAAATAGCGACCCCGAGATACATGACAGGAGGTTTCGGATCGCTCGACCAACGTACTACTTTGTCCGGACCACTGATATCAACTTTGGCTATTTTCTGTTCGTCAGCCTGTATCTTGAGGATGAACAATCCATCCAGATATCCGTCTTTTCCCGGTTTGGCAGATGCGCTCACGAGATCGTACAGGAATCCTCTGAATTCGCAGTTAATAGCACCCTTCACTCTGTATGGGTCCTCAGTTCCGGGAACAACGGACGGCGTCGTTCCAATGGGTCGTCGAATCAGTTGCTGATAGGAGGAACCGTCTTCCAGGTGAACGATCATGAGAAGCTGCTGGTTGGACGTTGCTAAATCGCCCGGATCGGCCGCGTACACAAAAAATTGCGCCCTTCGCTCCAGAGGGATGCGGATGCCTCCATCGGGTTTGTTCAGGAGCGTCGACTGGGCGGACTGATAGGCTACTCCCATGCCCCAGGCACCTGGAACGGGATATGTGCTCCATCGCCTGGTCGGACCGTCCACCGACTGGATTTCAATTCCGATGATTTCACTCTTGGGAGTTGTTTCGATATCAAGCCCAAATACCGCGTCCGCCACTCCGTCGGGCTTAATCCCGGGGTACTGACCCACAGCATCGGTAGTGACAAAACCCAACAATGTAGCCATAAAATTCACATTCTTGGATGGCACCGCTTCAGGAGCGGGTTTAGGTTCTTCCTGACCCGCAGCACTTTTTTGCACGGGACACCACGACAGCCCCCCGTCTGCAAATGTCACAGACACCCGGTAATTTGTCTTTCCTGCCGCTATACTGCCGTTATCGGCCACGTACAAATTGAGTTCAAGCGGCTGCTTCTGCACAGGAATGGATACTGTGCCATCACGATTGTTCAGCAGCTTCACCGGTTCAGAAGTGATAGCCACTCCAATCGCGCCGTTCCGAGTACCGGGAATTGTGTCCCAGACGGAAGGCGTTCCGTCCACATTGCGAATCTCGATTCCGGTTATAGTCTTGTCAGTCGCTTCGACTCTCAAAACAAATAGTCCGTCTGCCTTGTCATCACTTGCGATATTCTTCTCAGGACTCACAGCATCATAGTTCGATATGCCTTTCAAGACTGCGGTCATTCGAACAGGATACGCATCTTGCGGTGCGGGAGCATCTTCCGCGGAGGTGATTTGAATTTTCACCGGGAGAGTGATAGCAGTCCCGTCAGAGTGGATTATTCTCATTTGGTAGCGGCGACTTTTGTTCTGAAACTGTCCATCATCCGTCAAGAAGAGCAGCAAAGAAGAATCTTCGACCGGATCGATTTTCAGTGCTTCACGACGAGGGTTCAGCAGCTCTGAAGGATTCTTTGCCCTGGCAATTCCGAGATACCCCACCTCAGTGCCCGGTCGTCCGGAACTCCACAACCCGGAAGGGCCCGCAAGCGTTCGTATTTCTATTTCCGCAATATTCGGTTCTCCCCGAGTAGGCTTGAGGTTCAAGGTGAATACTGCGTCCGGAGTTCCATCCGGTTGGGCATCGTGGCGTCCCACACGATCGGTCTTTTTGATGCCAATGAAGACGGCTTCACTCCTAGGCTGAGTTTGGGCATAGGTCAGGCTCGCCAGGGACAGCAACATCCCTGAAAGGAAGACTGTACACAACATTTTCCCAATGAAAGATATTTTAGCCAGAAGTAGCCTCACCCATACTGGAGAACTCTGACCCAAGTCTCCGTCAGTAATTGGCAATCTAGTTGACAACATTAGGGAATGTCAACACAAAAGTCCTCGTCTAACGGCTTATCTGCGGTTATCTATCAAAGTACGCCTGTACTTCAAAAGTTTCCTCAAAGAGCTTTGTCTTTGACACGGCTGTTGATCCCGCTTTACAATCATTTGTCATCATTCGGTCACCAAGGAGGTGCACGTGATCAGAATCGGTATGATCGGAGGATCGGGATTTGACGACCCTGATTTTCTCTCTGATGTCAAACTGCTGAAGAAAGGGACCCCCTTCGGTTCCGTTTCCCACGATCTCATAGTCGGCAAAGTCAGCGACACGGAAGTAGTCATCCTGCTCAGGCATGGGCGCGGACATCGTATCATGCCGTCTGCCGTGAATTATAGGGCAAATATATGGGCATTGAAAGAATTCGGCGTTACTCATGTCATCGCTACCACTGCCTGCGGGTCGCTCCGTGAAGAGATCGAACCCGGGCATCTGGTATTTCCCGATCAGTTCATCGATCGCACCACATCACGGAAGAGCACCTTTTTCGAGGGAGACCAGGTTGCTCATATCTCCATGGCCGAACCCTTCTGCGAAAAACTGAGGGAAATTCTCATACAAACGGCTCAGGAGGAAGGTGTTCGTCATCATCCTCAGGGCACGGTCGTTACGATAGAAGGCCCAAGGTTCTCAACCCGGGCGGAAAGTAAAATGTTTCGCCTGTGGGGTGGCGACATTATCAATATGTCTACCGTGCCTGAAGCAGTTCTCGCACGAGAAGCAGGCATCTGTTACGCCGTCGCCGCCATGAGCACGGATTACGATTGCTGGCACCACAGTGAAGAACCGGTTACGTGGGAGATGATTGCCGAGACCATGAGCAAGAATGTGGAAAACGTGAAGAAACTCTTCTTCAAAGCCATCCACCGCATAGATTTCGAAACCTGTGGGTGTCGAAATGCCATAGACACGGCTCTCGTATAAGACTGCCATGCCGAACACAAGGAGCACCTTATGAATACCGCCGATAGGATTGCCGCTGCATTGGGAAATGAGCCGGCAGACCTTCTCTTGAAAAACGGTAAGCTCGTGAATGTCTTTTCCGGTGAAATTCATCCAGCGTCCGTCGCGATAAAAGACGGGCTCGTGGTGGGTTTTGGAGACTATACTGCCAAAGAGACAGTGGATCTTGACGGCAAATATATTTGTCCGGGATTCATTGACGGTCATCTTCACCTTGAATCCAGTATGC
The sequence above is a segment of the Desulfomonile tiedjei DSM 6799 genome. Coding sequences within it:
- a CDS encoding hydrolase translates to MLRLEDSLLLVIDVQEKLARAMHQRDAVVENTAKLVQGAVILGIPIIWTEQNPKGLGRTLPEIADRLSGSEPITKLSFSCCGEAAFMDRLESLGKKQVLVCGLEAHVCVYQTAAELAHRGYEVHIVTDAVDSRTETNKNIGLERSKACGAALTSTETALFELLKVADGDKFKQMLKVVK
- the mtnP gene encoding S-methyl-5'-thioadenosine phosphorylase; this encodes MIRIGMIGGSGFDDPDFLSDVKLLKKGTPFGSVSHDLIVGKVSDTEVVILLRHGRGHRIMPSAVNYRANIWALKEFGVTHVIATTACGSLREEIEPGHLVFPDQFIDRTTSRKSTFFEGDQVAHISMAEPFCEKLREILIQTAQEEGVRHHPQGTVVTIEGPRFSTRAESKMFRLWGGDIINMSTVPEAVLAREAGICYAVAAMSTDYDCWHHSEEPVTWEMIAETMSKNVENVKKLFFKAIHRIDFETCGCRNAIDTALV